From a region of the Vagococcus coleopterorum genome:
- a CDS encoding DUF5993 family protein produces MDIIILFLMTALFYMLIVKKDTSWKMIGLWFIIFILSFILFKLHATSELPFNF; encoded by the coding sequence TTGGATATTATTATTTTATTTTTAATGACTGCACTATTTTATATGTTGATTGTTAAGAAAGACACTTCATGGAAAATGATTGGCCTTTGGTTCATCATCTTCATTTTAAGTTTCATCTTATTCAAATTACACGCAACAAGCGAATTACCATTTAACTTTTAG
- a CDS encoding disulfide bond formation protein B produces MSKFIKENIKFLGFWMAVAMVAAYILVLGGSMGAQYIIGEMPCPLCVLQRYSMMLAVIGPIMIIISSLNGTITTTKFAAGYGLSIIASLGGMLYAGRQVALHLHDDGFGGAFLGLHFYTWSFITFVIVILFAGINLVFADKLTPPNDSVTPFVWIAKAVIYVFFAMVVINFISMIFQQGFNFLLPDDPTHYQLFDLFK; encoded by the coding sequence ATGTCAAAATTTATTAAAGAAAATATTAAATTCTTAGGGTTCTGGATGGCCGTGGCAATGGTTGCTGCTTACATTTTAGTTCTTGGTGGAAGTATGGGAGCACAATATATCATCGGCGAAATGCCTTGTCCCCTATGTGTGTTACAACGTTACAGCATGATGTTAGCGGTCATTGGACCCATCATGATTATCATTTCATCTTTAAACGGAACAATTACAACAACTAAGTTTGCAGCTGGTTACGGTTTATCAATCATCGCTTCATTAGGTGGTATGTTATATGCTGGACGTCAAGTTGCTTTACACTTACATGATGACGGTTTTGGTGGAGCTTTCTTAGGCTTACACTTCTACACTTGGTCATTCATTACTTTCGTTATTGTTATCTTATTTGCTGGTATTAACTTAGTCTTCGCAGATAAATTAACACCGCCAAATGATTCAGTAACACCTTTCGTCTGGATTGCTAAAGCTGTTATCTACGTATTCTTTGCAATGGTAGTTATCAACTTTATCTCAATGATCTTCCAACAAGGATTCAACTTCTTGTTACCAGATGATCCAACTCACTACCAATTATTCGATTTATTTAAATAA
- a CDS encoding MSCRAMM family protein, with amino-acid sequence MKNSKFLKILTGTMLLSMTITLAYTTVFANDDQVNGIEFIRDAKLRVIDSGEFLKDGDSIEKDTPLELLLKWEISSDNSKENLRHFFWDIPDNLKVNSAPSELLDENGDKIASLELNEEFGRLELTLDDNKRDLSESYHGEIVLPIEITKPSNINQMKTKLDISLFGKSSLVVFIVESLKTTDHDTEDDKESSDEGLAISKTGEIKGSKAFWTIKVSPQDGCSEASFIKDFLGRYQQFVEGSLVAKFVKYHDDGSYDVIEDLDTTGILNKHHKVFFFWIGRIEADLLLTYETNLSGMGKVPTYHNDVLLGWGHNQKKFIQSQIYNPLNQTKLTVEVVDAAKPNKRLGVSEFELVNMSTGERELLKTNQDGKLVCKDLEYSDYQLIQKNTKNGYEISKNPYSFTLSQNNNNVNLIIKNKAKKNKGIVHVVKFDNETGKRLEGAEFILKNMNGDVLSKFKTDENGEYWSDELAYGKYEIIETKAPKGYKLFDK; translated from the coding sequence ATGAAGAATTCAAAATTTTTGAAAATATTGACAGGGACAATGCTATTATCTATGACCATAACATTAGCCTACACAACTGTGTTTGCTAATGATGATCAAGTGAATGGCATTGAATTTATAAGAGACGCAAAGTTGAGAGTGATTGATAGTGGTGAATTTTTAAAGGATGGGGATAGTATTGAGAAAGATACGCCTCTAGAACTTTTGCTAAAGTGGGAAATCTCATCAGATAACTCAAAGGAGAATCTGAGACATTTCTTTTGGGACATACCAGACAATTTAAAAGTCAATTCGGCTCCTAGTGAGTTGCTTGATGAAAATGGGGATAAAATTGCTAGTTTGGAGTTAAATGAGGAGTTTGGTCGATTGGAACTTACTCTAGATGACAACAAACGCGATCTTAGTGAATCGTATCATGGTGAAATAGTATTGCCAATTGAAATAACAAAGCCTAGTAATATAAATCAAATGAAAACGAAACTGGACATATCCTTATTTGGAAAAAGTTCATTAGTAGTATTTATTGTTGAAAGTTTGAAAACGACAGATCATGATACTGAAGATGATAAAGAGTCCTCGGATGAAGGATTAGCAATTAGTAAGACAGGTGAAATTAAAGGTTCAAAAGCATTCTGGACTATTAAGGTATCACCACAGGATGGTTGTTCAGAGGCAAGTTTTATAAAAGATTTCTTAGGTAGATACCAACAATTTGTAGAAGGGTCATTAGTTGCCAAATTTGTAAAATATCATGATGATGGTTCATATGATGTGATTGAAGATTTAGATACTACGGGTATTTTAAATAAACATCACAAAGTCTTTTTTTTCTGGATTGGTAGAATCGAAGCAGATTTATTACTAACCTATGAAACAAATTTATCAGGTATGGGAAAAGTCCCAACTTATCATAATGATGTGTTATTGGGATGGGGACATAATCAGAAGAAGTTCATCCAAAGTCAAATTTATAATCCATTAAATCAGACAAAATTAACAGTTGAAGTTGTAGATGCAGCCAAACCAAATAAGAGGTTGGGAGTTTCTGAATTTGAATTGGTGAATATGTCGACTGGTGAGAGAGAACTGCTTAAAACTAATCAAGATGGAAAATTAGTTTGTAAAGATTTAGAATATTCAGATTATCAATTGATTCAAAAAAATACCAAAAATGGTTATGAGATTTCAAAAAATCCCTATTCATTCACGCTGTCTCAAAATAATAATAATGTTAACCTTATTATTAAGAATAAAGCGAAAAAAAACAAGGGGATTGTTCATGTTGTGAAATTTGATAACGAAACAGGTAAGCGACTTGAAGGGGCCGAATTCATTCTGAAAAATATGAATGGGGATGTCTTGTCTAAGTTTAAGACAGATGAAAATGGTGAATACTGGTCGGATGAGTTAGCTTATGGCAAGTACGAAATTATTGAAACAAAAGCCCCCAAAGGCTATAAACTATTTGATAAATAA
- a CDS encoding acyltransferase, which produces MKMKRNSNIDLIRVVANILVITVHFFLNTEFYDLTIQSPSTIVSTVIRTFAIICVPLFILITGYLMSEKVLTLSFYRRLGVFLRDYLVISIVIYLFRVYLLGESQTIVSGIFGIFDFSTGPYSWYVEMYICLFLLIPFLNLIWKNLKNRAQHNALLATLIFLTILPSLNPVLPVFPSFWTSLYPITFYFTGVYIKSYYKELRSIKVFPLFIVGMIISSVHNIVVSYGSVFHWDSYNDYFGYQVYIVSVAFFLMLLKINVPNKLSNVCAYLAKYSFAIYMLSYVFDSVVYTEFQELIPKYSNQLMLMFIPIILVYIGSLVISIVLRKIKLIS; this is translated from the coding sequence ATGAAGATGAAAAGGAATAGTAATATTGACTTGATCAGAGTAGTAGCAAATATTTTAGTAATAACTGTTCATTTCTTTTTAAATACTGAATTTTACGATTTAACCATTCAATCACCCTCAACAATTGTTTCAACAGTTATTCGAACGTTTGCGATAATTTGTGTTCCATTATTTATTTTAATAACTGGCTATTTAATGAGTGAAAAAGTGTTGACACTTAGTTTTTATCGGCGATTAGGCGTATTCTTGAGAGATTATCTTGTGATATCAATAGTCATCTATCTTTTTAGAGTATATTTGTTAGGAGAGAGTCAAACAATTGTCAGTGGTATTTTTGGTATCTTTGATTTCTCAACTGGTCCATACTCATGGTATGTTGAAATGTATATTTGTTTATTCTTACTAATTCCATTTTTAAATTTAATTTGGAAAAACCTTAAAAATAGAGCGCAGCACAATGCTTTACTAGCAACTTTAATCTTTTTAACGATTTTACCTAGTTTAAATCCAGTTCTACCAGTTTTTCCGAGTTTTTGGACTAGCTTATATCCAATAACTTTTTATTTTACAGGGGTTTACATAAAGTCTTATTATAAAGAATTGCGCTCAATAAAAGTATTTCCCCTTTTTATTGTAGGGATGATAATTTCAAGCGTTCATAATATCGTTGTCAGTTACGGAAGTGTATTCCATTGGGATTCGTATAATGATTATTTTGGCTATCAAGTGTATATTGTAAGTGTAGCGTTCTTTTTAATGTTGCTTAAAATAAATGTTCCAAACAAGTTGTCAAATGTATGTGCTTATTTAGCTAAGTACAGTTTTGCAATTTATATGTTATCATATGTCTTTGATAGCGTTGTTTATACTGAGTTTCAAGAGCTTATTCCAAAATATAGTAATCAATTAATGCTAATGTTTATTCCAATCATTCTTGTCTATATTGGTTCGTTAGTGATTTCAATAGTTCTAAGAAAAATTAAGTTAATAAGTTAG